A segment of the Myxococcales bacterium genome:
ACCATTGCCGCCGAGTTCGATACCGCAGTAGAGATCATTCGCCGGGGAGAGATCGATTTTCTGGTGTTGCGAATCGAGCCCCTGGACCTGTTGACCCACGCGTTCTTCCGAGACTTGCTTTCGGGGGGACAGGACGACGGCAAGAGTCCGCTCCTGGCCGCGTATCGCTATATCGATGCCCGACTCGCCGAGGTTTACGCAGCGATGGATCGCGACGACATCCTGCTCGTCATGTCGGACCACGGAATTCGCACCCCGATGGAGCACGAAACCGATGCGCTCTTCGTGCTTGCAGGGGCCGGGGTTCCGACCGGACGTGCGCCGGGCCAACCGCATCTGCGCGGGGTTCCGCGCATTCTCGCGGGCTTGCTCGGCATCGAAACCGAGTGGCCCGATTCGGGGGTGGCCTCCTGGGTCGAGGTGCCCGCGTCCTCCCAGGCCGCGTCGCTTTAGCGAGTCAGAGTCAGCCTAGAACGGGGTCCTCTAGAATCTCGCAATGATGTTGGTCTGAATGCGGATTCGTTTTATTGGCGTCACACTCTGATGTCCCCTCAAGTCGCGATTGAGCACCTTGCCAAAGTAGGTGTGGAGATCGAAATCGATGTTCTTCCAAATTTGGCGGATGACGAAGGCTTGAAATCCCTTGCCGTTGGTAATTCCGTCAAATAGGGAACTGTCGCCCAGCATCGAGGGAACGGCGTCCGCTTCGATTTCGAAGTAACCCAGGCCCAACCTGACCGTGGCGGTCTTGCTGCCCACTTCGAAGCCAGCTCCGAAGCCTAGATTCTGTTTCCCCTGCCCGATGCCAACCGCACTGGCGTTATAAATCAGATTGCCCCAAACGGTGAGAGGCCAGTTTTCGCAGCCCGTCCACGTCATCGCGCCGTGAAATTCGATCAAGTCGATCTCGTTGTTCTTGGAAAGCCCGCTCGTATTGCCGCCAAATCCGAAATTTTCCCCAGCCTCGCCCAAGCTGCGTTCAAAAAAGTCATCATTCAATTTGCGCAAGGCGTAATAGCTGAGTTGAGTCTTGAGGTGCAGTTGTTTGTGTGCCTTCAAGTCGTTTTCGAGCTGTACGCCCAAGATTATCGGGTCACGCTTAAAGGCATTTTCGTCGATCACGAAGTAGCCCACGTCGAGGTTCGTGGTCCAGCGGTCAGCTGGGGTGGCGGACCAGCCCAGTGCTACGCCCTCTGGCATCTGGTCGACGTCCCACATGAGCAAGGCCGGGCCGAGTCCTTTCGGTTTGAAGGGGTTCGACATCTTCCCGAACGTCAATGCCAGTGAGTCACCGAAGATCGGCTTTTCACTGCCGTGGGGTTGGAAGGTCAGGTAGGCCCGATCGATGAAAACCCCATCGGGGTCGAAGTCGTCTCCAGAACCAAGGGTTTGGTTGGAGGTGTTTGCACCCGATCCCGTAGCAAGCCTGAAACCCGCGTCGAAGTAGTCATTGAGTTCGGTTGTCGCGCCCAGACGCAGTCGATACCGCAGTCGATGACGATCTCTGCGTCCAGAGACGATGAATTCTTCGCTGCGCGCGCGAAAGTCTCCGCCAAAGTCGATGCGCTCGTACCAGCTCGCCTGGTCCTCGCTGGCTCGCGTGGGATTTGCGATTCCAAGCGCCAGGCCCGTCGCGATTGCCGCAGCCACGATCGATGTCATCGATGTCAACGTGGACTTACACAAACCAGATTTTGCCACGGGCATGAACAGAATGTCCTTTCCGATCCTTTATGACGATACGATGCAATATCAACGGCACGGGTGTTCATCGGTCAGCCGTGCGGCTTGGATCCCCGGGGAGGATTTGAAC
Coding sequences within it:
- a CDS encoding putative porin produces the protein MPVAKSGLCKSTLTSMTSIVAAAIATGLALGIANPTRASEDQASWYERIDFGGDFRARSEEFIVSGRRDRHRLRYRLRLGATTELNDYFDAGFRLATGSGANTSNQTLGSGDDFDPDGVFIDRAYLTFQPHGSEKPIFGDSLALTFGKMSNPFKPKGLGPALLMWDVDQMPEGVALGWSATPADRWTTNLDVGYFVIDENAFKRDPIILGVQLENDLKAHKQLHLKTQLSYYALRKLNDDFFERSLGEAGENFGFGGNTSGLSKNNEIDLIEFHGAMTWTGCENWPLTVWGNLIYNASAVGIGQGKQNLGFGAGFEVGSKTATVRLGLGYFEIEADAVPSMLGDSSLFDGITNGKGFQAFVIRQIWKNIDFDLHTYFGKVLNRDLRGHQSVTPIKRIRIQTNIIARF